In Phycisphaerae bacterium, the genomic window GTCGCTGACGCCCTCAATGAACGGGCCAGCGACATTCTTATCGACCCGAAGAACGAATTAATCTACACAGTCAGGTTTCGAATAGACGGCGTATTGAGAACGGTCAATGAGCTTGATCCTGCTATATGTCAGGCGGTAATAAACAGCATCAAGGCCGTTGCTAACATGGATATTGCCGAAAGACGCAGGCCTCAGGATGGTGCATTTTTAGCAAAAACAGCCGAAGGTACTGTGTTCTTCAGAGTTGCAAGTGCCGGGGCTGTCAGCGGCGAAAAGTTATCGATTAGGGTGCTTAACCAAAACGCCGGAATGTTTACGCTGGAAAGTATCGGATTAACGGATAAGCAGCGGGCGGTCATCGAAGCTATGGTCGCCAAACCTACCGGCATGGTGCTTATGTGCGGCCCTACAGGCAGCGGCAAAACCACAACTTTGTACGCCATGCTCAACAGAATTGACTTGCTTACACGCAACGTTGTTACGGTTGAAGACCCTATCGAATATGTACTGCCGAATGCCAGTCAGATTGAAGTTAATCCAAAGGCTGATATTACTTTTGCAAAGTCTTTGCGAAGCATTCTAAGACAGGACCCGGATGTAATATGCGTCGGAGAAATACGGGATGAGGAAACCGCCGCGATTGCTCTTCGGGCGTCACAAACCGGCCATCTTGTCATGGGG contains:
- a CDS encoding GspE/PulE family protein, giving the protein MLLIADLLKKSYKGHRSIFEIIQEHLQNVSSGMRSLHPDSKDKTMLRLVDSSGRSLTEIYGHGKGKREDSHILDLTEQIVADALNERASDILIDPKNELIYTVRFRIDGVLRTVNELDPAICQAVINSIKAVANMDIAERRRPQDGAFLAKTAEGTVFFRVASAGAVSGEKLSIRVLNQNAGMFTLESIGLTDKQRAVIEAMVAKPTGMVLMCGPTGSGKTTTLYAMLNRIDLLTRNVVTVEDPIEYVLPNASQIEVNPKADITFAKSLRSILRQDPDVICVGEIRDEETAAIALRASQTGHLVMGTIHSDSNASALVRLLDLSVTPLLLSSGLDILISQRLVRLLCNSCKVPAKLSQNQIHDLHKKGINYKNIFQAKGCDKCHKTGYRGRIAIFDILVLSDELKADIANNRLSVTQLKKDGDKKGRSNLRKQGLKAVVSGITSLEELKRVIG